A stretch of DNA from Piliocolobus tephrosceles isolate RC106 chromosome 21, ASM277652v3, whole genome shotgun sequence:
ttagtacagatggggtgtcaccgacttggccaggctggtctcgaactcctgacctcatgatccgcctgcctcagcctcccaaagcgctgggattacaggcgtgagccaccgcgcccggccatttttttgtttgtttgtttatttgtttttggagacagagtcttgctctgttgcccaggatggagtgcagtggtgcgatctccgctcactgcaaccttcgcctcccaggttcaagcaattctcccacctcagcctcccgagtagctaggattataggcaaacaccaccatgctgaggtaatttttgtattttagtagagacggggttttaccatgttggccaggctggtctcgaattcctgacctcaggtgatctgcccacctcaggtgatctgcccgcctcagactcccaaagtgctgggatgacaagtctgagccaccatgcctggcccaatgttttgtattttagtagagaccaggtttcactatgttgcccaggctggctcgaattcctgagctcaagcaatctgcctgtctccgcctccccaagtgctaggctGTGCCAGGTTTCTGATCCAGTCTCTTCCACCTGGGCCATTGCTCTGGCCTCCTGCCCTCCCCCTCAAAGAAGCCTAAGCTTCTTCCACCTGGGTACTGAGGGACCCCAGGGGATCATGAGAGCCCCGTGAGGGAATTCTGAGAGTGCCTGGGGAAATGACATAAAGTTCGAGGCGCCCTACTTATTTGCAGGAACCCCACGAGGGTTCTGGGGGCCTCCGAGGGATCATGGGAGTCCTAAGGAGGTTCTGAGGACCCCCAGGGGATCATGGGACCCTCATGAGGACTTCAGGGGTTCCTGAACAATCATGGGAACCCTATGGGACATTCTGAGAGCTAGAGAGATTGTAGGAGCCCCATGAGGGTTTTGTGAGGGGCCATAAGTAATTACAGGAAGTCCtgatgtggctgggtgcagtggctcacgcctgtaatcccagcactttgggaagacaaggtgggtggatcacttgaggccaggagttcaagaccagactaggccgggcgcggtggctcaagcctgtaatcccagcactttgggaggccgagtcgggcggatcacaaggtcaggagatcgagaccatcctggctaacatggtgaaactctgtctctactaaaaaatacaaaaaactagccgggcgaggtggcgtgcgcctgtagtcccagctacttgggaggctgaggtgagagaatagcgtgaacccggaaggcagcagagcttgcagtgagctgagatccggccactgcactccagccctggcgacacagcgagactccgtctcaaaaaaaaaaaaaaaaaaagaccagactagccaacatgctgaaatcttgtctctacaaaaagtacaaataaggttgaggctgcagtgaggtgcgatcacgccactgcacttcagtttgggcgacagagtgagaccctggctcaaaaacaaaaacaaacaaaaaacccaaaccgGAAGTCCTGATATATTCTAGGCTCCTGAGAGTTCCCGTGAGGGCACATGAACCCCACGAGTATTGAGGGGCCCTATGGGATCACGGGGTCAGCATGGAAGTTCTGAAGGTCTCCGGGTAATCAACGGGATCAAGGGAGTCCCTCAGGAGGTCTGGGGTGCTCCGGAGGCCCATGAAAGCCATAGGATGTTTTAAAGAGTCGTGGAAAGACAATGGAGGTTGTGGATCGCCGGAGCCCCACAGGAATCTTATGGGGTCTGGTGGTGCGTGTCAGGTTCTCAGGGGACCCTGAGGAATCACGAGAGCGTCTAGAGGAGTTTGGGAAAACCGCGGAAGCACGACGAGAAGTTCAGGATCAAGGGGCAAGAGGACCGCTGGGGAAGATGGGAACAGACTAAATGGCCGAAGCCGCCACCGCCAAGGCTCAAGGGAACGTCCTACAGGGCGCGATCCTATTGGGCGGCAGGAATCACGGGGACTGAGAGAGGCGGAGTTGCTGAGCTGCCGCAGTGGATGACGGGACTCCGCGCGAAAAACCGGGCGCCCAGGCCTGGGTAACGCAGCGGGCAGCGCCAGCCGGGCAGGCTCTCACCAGTGCGCATGCGTGGCTCTCCGGCACCGGTCCGTACTCCAGCGAGGTGAAGATCTCGTGGGCGCGGGGCCCTGCACGCGTCGCAGCCATCGCCTACCCGGAACGCTTTCCGCGAAGACTGGGGCGCTCTGTGTTAAGGGGAACCTTGAGGTCCGAAGGGCCACACCTCCCGTTCCAGCCCAAAGGGGCAGGACTAATGGGAATGGGGTGGGGCTACGAGATACAGAGAGCAGCCTCGCCCACACTTTTTGCCTTAGGACCTGTTGGCCCAGCCTACGGGGAAGCGTATTTAGGAGCATGCGCACTGCTTAAAACGGGGAGAAAGGCTAGCCAGGCATGTGGGTACTTTGCGATTAGTTAGGAGGGCTCCGGATTTAGAAGGATCGGcgtggccgggcacgatggcccacggctgtaatcccagcactttgggaggccgaggcgggtggaacacctgaggtcgggagtgcGAGACCACCcttaccaatatggtgaaaccccgtctctactaaaacgtGAGCCGAgctgtggtggcacgcgcctgtaatctcagctactcaagaggctgagctaggagaatcacttgaacccgggaggcgtacattgcagtgaaccgagatcgcgccactgcactacggcctgggtgacaaagggagaccctgtctcaaaaacaaagaaaaaagtaattaaaaaaaaaaagggtcgtCGTATTGATGCATCTTCCCAGTGCCTTGTTTTATAGTAGCAGGAAGTgcaggttttatttgttttaccttttattttcttgagatagggtctccctttgtcgcccaggctggagtgcagtggtccgaaCACAGCTGACTGTCGCCTCGACTTTTCCGGTTTAAACGTTTCCCCTGCATCAGCCTgcacagctgggactacaggcgcataccatcaagtctggctatttttttcctttttttttttttttttggtagagacaggattttgctatgttgctccgactggtctcgaactcctggactaacgcgatcctcctgcctcagcctcccagcctgaAAGTGCAGCTTTTAGTTCTAATTATATTTACTAGGGGTCGGAGCTAGATCTTGCAGGAAGTGATAATTCAAAGATAAAAAGGGTACGTTTTAGGATGGACATTGAGATTAAGGTTTTGAAAATGCAACCTTCACTGCAAAGTAACGGGGCCAGTTTTGGTTGTGGAAAGAGTGGAAGTgtggcactttttttttgtttttaaacagatggGATGTGGGACGTTATCTCAttgtattgcccaagctggtctcgaactcctggcctcaagtgattctcttgccctggcctcccaaagtgctgggactacaggcatgagccacagcgcccggccggaAGTGTGGCTTTCACAGATACAGGAAGTGTGGCATTTAGGGATTCGCCTTGGTGTTTATTTTTGATTGATGCGAAGGGCGTGGCCTGTCGATAACGCGATACCAGCTTGTGAGTGAACATGGGGTACTCGGAAGTGTGGCGTACTCCAGTCTTGTGTTTACGGATAGACCGGAAGTGTGGCTTCGTTTACAATTCGGCAAGTAGGACGGAGAGCGCATCCAGAGATACAGATTCCCAACGGCTTTGACGACGGTGTTCGGTCTTGAATGGAATTGTAGTCTTAGGCCAGTCTTAGCTTTCTGAACCGGATAATAGGTATCCGGAGTCGATTGAGGGCCAGAGCAAACACTGGGGTTCGGATCCTGAGCAAAGTTCCCCACGTTGAGGGTCTTGAGGACGCCTAGATCTCTTTTCCAGGGCCATGGCGAACCCGAAGCTGCTGGGACTGGAGCTAAGCGAGGCGGAGAGGATGGGTGCTGATTCGGCGCGATTTGAGGAGCTGCTGCTGCAGGTGCACAGTGACCAGAGCCCTGGATTCTTGAGTATTCGGGGATTTTGGCGGGGTGCTCAAAGATGGGACTACAGTTGCCAGAATGCACTAGAGTGGGAACCGGGCCTCGGGGAATTCAGGTTGATAGGCTTCAAGTTTGCTAGGTGGGGTTGCGGTTGTTCCTCTAGTTCCCAAAGGAGAAAGGGGACCTAAGCCGTTCAATTTCTCGCGTTATCCACAGCTCTCATAGATAAGAATTGCTCCATTTGAGGAACAAATGAGGGGTCTGATGGCACAGACTCCAAGCCTGGAGGTAGTTTTACTTTATACAGGCCTCGAAGGAGCTCCAGCAAGCCCAGACAACCAGACCAGAATCGACACAAATCCAGCCTCAGCCTGGTGAGAAAGGACACCGGAGAGAGAGGGACAGGAGACCCAGGGAGGCCAGGGGCAGGggatggagaggaggaaggaaagagacatgaaaataaaGGCCTGGGATGGGGGTGAGGTGAGCAGACACCCACAGAGATCACCTTAGGACAGAAAGGAGGTGGAGGACAGAGTAGGAGTAGGTAGGGGCCAGAGAATCAGAGATAggaagaggccgggtgcggtggcacgcacctggagtcccagctacttgggagcctaacacaggagaattgctggaacccaggaggcagaggttgtagtgagtggagattgcaccactgtactccagcctgggtgacagagcgagactctgtctcaaaaacaaaacaaaacaaacaacaaaaacaaagataggaagagaggctgggcacagcgaCTCAaaactgtgatcccagcactttgggaggctgaggcgggaggatcacctgaggtcaggaatttgagatcagcctggccaatatggtaaaactccatctctactaaaaatacgaaaattagccgggcgtggtggtgggcgcctataatcctagctacttgggaggctgaggcatgagaattgcttgaacctgggaggtggaggttgcagtgagtcgagatcacgctactgcactccagcctggttgacagagtgagactctgcttcaaaaaaagaaggggggggtggggagtggaacAGACCCAGAAAAAGGGGGACAGGGCAAAAGAAAAAGAGCCTGGAGAGAAAGGATGGGTACTGGGACTTGTGCAGAAAAGGATTGTCATGACTAACCCACTCCCACCAGGTTTCTGCATAAAGACCAACTCCTCAGAAGGGAAGGTTTTCATCAACATCTGCCACTCCCTCTCCATCCCTCCTCCCGCCGACGTGACCGAGGAGGAGCTGCTTCAGATGCTAGAGGAGGACCAAGCTGGGTTTCGCATCCCCATGAGTTTGGGAGAGCCTCATGCAGAACTGGATGCAAGTCAGTGCCCTCAGAGGACCCAGGAGTCTGGCCTGCTAGGCCCCTTCTCCCCTAGAACCCAAGAATCCTGGGCCCAggaccctcctccctcagctcctGGAGATCTGGCTCTCCAATCTGATGATTTTCCCTATGGTAGATCTCTAGTGCCCTGGGCATCCCAAACCCAGGCAGTCCTGGTTCTGCCACCTGGCCAGGCTGGCACTTTTCCATGCCCCACTCCGGGGCCGGGAGGCCTGGGCAGAGTGCTCCTCGTGCATTAGTGGATCTCCTGGCTTTAGTCCTGATCccgctctctctttcttttttctttttttttttttgagatggagttttgctcttgttgcccaggttcagacgattctcctgcctcagcctcccaactagctgggattacaggcgtgcgccaccatgcccagctaatttttgtatttttaacagagtgggggttttgccatgttggccaggctggtctcagacccctgacctcaggtaatccgccgcctcagcctcccaaagtgctgggatgacaggtgtgagccactgcacctagcctgcggctctctctttcattccattttctcctctgccCTTCTCCCCTGTCTCCATCTTCGTCTTGCCTCACCTCTGTCcctgtttctgtttctatgtccttttttccatatgtttctgGAAGCTTTCTGGGACCAAGCTCTAGGCAGTGCCCCGGGGAATAAGGACCTATCAAATTCACATTCCACATTCTAGAAACTCCCTGTCATGGGCGGGGCTCAATGAGGTGGATGCAGTATCAAAAGGGTGCTTTGGAGGGGGCCACCCAGCACAGCCTTGCGATTGCTCCTCACCCACATGaaggggtcagggaaggcttcctggaggaggaggtgtgGGATAAGATTTGAAGGAACAGGAAGAGTTCAGCAGGCAAAGACAGAAGAAAGTTCTAGGTAGAGCGGCCCGGAAATGGGAGAGAATGATTAGATTGGATCAGCCAGTAATGGAGAGTGACTGAAAGAAATTCAGTGGGCCGAGGTTGCTAGAAAAATGAGGTTTTCTCCAGAGGTGGGAGGGGCAGACCACACAGGGACTCCAACGCCAAGCTTGCGGGGCTCAGACCTTCACTTGGGAGCACTGGGGAGCCAGAGGAGAGCTGTGAGCAGGGGAGGGATAGGGTCAGCTCAAGTGACATTACACTGATGGACAGGAGATACGAGGCCGGGGAGGAGCCTGGACGGACAGTCCGGAGTGCACAGTGAGTGCTCAGCTGTCACTTCCTGATGTCTCTGTCTCTGCTTCTTGCAGCCGCTGTCCCTGAATGTTTCTTCCCTGTCTGGGTCTGGGCTGTGGGCTTCCTGCAGAGGGCTGGGGGGCCCTCACCCCCTTTTTCTCCCCGCAGGAGGCCAGGGCTGTACCGCCTACGACGTAGCTGTCAACAGCGACTTCTACCGGAGGATGCAGGTGGGGGGCAGGGCTGCGGGTGAGGCCTGGGCAGGGGtctccccctccaccctcccccccaCCGCCTGTCCTTT
This window harbors:
- the PIH1D1 gene encoding PIH1 domain-containing protein 1 isoform X1 gives rise to the protein MRGSPAPVRTPARAMANPKLLGLELSEAERMGADSARFEELLLQASKELQQAQTTRPESTQIQPQPGFCIKTNSSEGKVFINICHSLSIPPPADVTEEELLQMLEEDQAGFRIPMSLGEPHAELDARDTRPGRSLDGQSGVHRGQGCTAYDVAVNSDFYRRMQNSDFLRELVITIAREGLEDKYHLQLNPEWRMMKNRPFMGSISQQNIRSQQRPRIQELGDLYTPAPGRAESGPEKPHLNLWLEAPDLLLAEIDLPKLDGALGLSLEIGENRLVMGGPQQLYHLDAYIPLQINSDESKAAFHRKRKQLMVAMPLLPVPS